In Gracilibacillus salitolerans, the sequence AGATAAATCAGCAGAAGCTATGTTGGCATCTGTTGTGACAAAACCAAGCATTGTCGCCATATTCGGATGGATCATACCAGAGCCTTTCGCCGCCCCGCCGACCGTGACCGATTGACCATCTATTTTTAATTCGATCGCGATTCCTTTTTCTTTTGTATCTGTTGTTAGAATGGCTGTTTCAAATTTATCAGCGCCAACATGGTTATTTTCAGGGATTTGACTAATTCCCTTTTGCAGTTTATCCATTGGTAACAATTCACCAATAACTCCAGTTGATGCCACTGCCGCTAGATGTTCTTTTACACCTACTGTTTCGGCAAATTGTTTACGCATGTCATAAGCATCTTGTAGTCCTTGTTCGCCTGTACAAGCATTTGCAATGGCTGAATTGACAATAATTGCTTGTAATTGGTTTTCCTCTGCAATACTTTCCTTTGTTACTTTAAGTGGGGCAGCCTGAAAGACATTCATCGTATATACCCCAGCAGCCTGTGCTGGCACTTCAGAATATACCCAGCCTAAATCTATTTTCTTTTTGCGTAGTCCACAATGTAAACCTCCTGCTTGAAAGCCTTTCGCAGAGGCAATATTTCCATCTTTGATTATTTTAAAATGTTCTTGCTGATCTCCCATGTCTGCTTTTCACTCCTTAAGGATAAATAGGTAACTGATCTAATCCTGTTTTCTCTTCCCAGCCGTACATAATATTCATATTTTGAATTGCTTGACCAGATGCACCTTTTACTAAATTGTCAATGACAGAAACAATGATAAGTTTTCCTGTCCTTTCATCTGCATATAATCCAATATCACAATAGTTACTACCATATACCTCTTTCGTTGAAGGGAATATCCCTTCTTTACGTACACGTACAAAAGGATGATCTTGATAGTACGTATGATAGGTATCAATCAGTTGTTTCGTAGAATAGTTGTCTTTCATGTCAACATATATCGTGCTCATGATTCCTCTTGTCATCGGAACAACATGCGGGGTAAAGATGACTTGAATATCTTCCATCGCTCGTTCCGTTAATGTTTGTTCTATTTCAGGTATATGCTTATGCACTCCAATTTTGTATGCTTTAAAGTTTTCATTCATTTCTGAAAAATGAAAATTCAATGCTAAACTTCTCCCAGCTCCAGATACACCTGTTTTTGCATCAATGATAACCGATGAGTTATCAACCAAATCTTCTTCTAGGGCTGGAATTAATCCCAAAGTGGTTGCAGTTGGATAACAACCTGGATTTGCTAGAATACTAGCTTGTTTGATTTCTTCTTTATTAATCTCAGGTAATCCGTAAACTGCTTTATCCATATATTTCTGAGGTGCGATTTCCTCTCCATAATACTCCAGGTATTTTTCTCCATCTCGTAAACGGAAGTCCCCTGATAAATCAATACATCGCAATCCTTTATCGACTAGTGCTGGAATGACATTTTTACTAACATTAGACGGTGTAGCAAAAAAGACTAGTTCTACCTCTTCTGCAAGCTGATCAACATCTAACTCAGCCATTTCGATATCGATAATATCAACCACATGTGGGTAGACTTCCGCTAATTCCGTTCCACTATTTGAATGTGATATAACCTTTTTCACCTGAGCATGTGGGTGGTTATGCAAAAATCGTAATAATTCCACCGCTCCATAACCCGTTCCACCTATAATCGCTACATCCACAACATTTCCCCCTAAGTTCCGTGTATGATTAATTTATAATTATACTCCTTTTTGTATTTTCATGCAATAATGTTTATAAAAAAATTCAGAAAGTTATTTCTTTTTAATTAAAACAACATGGCTTTTCCTAATAAATAAGTTACACAGATCCATGTTAACTAATATGCATAAACCTCTCATCTAAAGATTATTCATACATCTGTATAAATATCCATTTTCTATGCAGAGTATCACCTAAAAGATAGCTCAGAGGATGATTAGTGTTTATAAGGCACAAAGGTTACAGTAAAACTAGGGGATAGTTCTTGTTTCACTTTTTCGGTTAATATTTCACCTAATTGATTGTGCTTATCCACCCAGTGACTTTTCGATTTTATGACCTGCTCATGCTTCCAGTCATACCATTTCCCAAAATCCAATACCCAATCATTCAGCTCCTGCTTAAGACTATTGGAGAGGGGGATGGATGAAATATCTAAATTATAGCTACATTGATGACACCAAATCGGATCTGCTCCAAAATCTGCTTCTACTTTAAGATGTGATGTTGATTTATAGCATAAACATTGCATAACATCAGTCCCTTTTTCAATATAATATTCACCGAAAAATTTAAAAAAGATAGGGGATTACCGTCCCCTACCTTAAATCTTTTACCTAAGATTATCTACCGCTGCTCTTTCAATCGCGAGTCCATTCTTATAACGTTCCATAAACTGTTCGAAACCTTCTACCTCATTTGAATCTGGTGACACGGTCTTAACGGCTTGCCCTGCAAATACTTTCCCATTTAAATAATCTTCCAATGATTCATTTTCTTCTTTATTAATCATATAAGATCCGAGCAGTGCAATCCCCCATGCTCCACCTTCTCCTGCCGTTTCCATAACGGAAACCGGAACATTAAAGGCAGCTGCTAAAATGCTTTGAGCGACACCTTCTGTCTTAAAAATTCCACCGTGGCCTAAAACTTCATCCAGCTTGACTCCCTCTTCTTTGGTTAGAATATCCATCCCGATTTTCATTGCCCCAAAGGAAGTATATAAGTGGGTCCGCATGAAATTAGCAAGGTTGAAATTACTTTCAGAAGAACGCGTAAATAATGGGCGGCCTTCTTCAAAATGAGTCATATGTTCACCGGAAAGGTAGCCGTACGATAGCAATCCTCCTCCATCAGCATCTCCTTGTAGCGCCTTTTCAAACAATGTTTCAAACAACTTATTCTTATCTACTTCGAAACCGATAGCTTGGGTAAATTCTTCAAATAATCCAACCCATGCATTTAAGTCTGATGTACAATTATTAGAGTGCGCCATTGCCACAAGATTACCTGAAGGTGTTGTCACTAGGTCAATTTCTGGATGTACTTTTGATAAATCTTTTTCCATTACAACCATTGCAAATGCAGAAGTACCGGCAGAAACGTTACCTGTACGCTTTGCTACACTGTTTGTTGCAACCATTCCTGTTCCTGCATCACCTTCTGGTGGACAAAGCGGAATACCAGCCTCCAATTCACCTGTAACATCTAATAATTTCACGCCTTCTTCTGTAAGAGTTCCTGCGTTTTCACCCGCTACTAAAACCTCTGGTAAGATATCTTCCAACTTCCATGATAGGTTTTGTGGTGCAATCAATTCGTCGAACTGATCGATCATTTTTTTATTATAACTTTTTGTATCGAGATCAATTGGAAATACACCAGATGCTTCCCCAACTCCTAGAACCTTCTTCCCTGTCAGTTTCCAATGAACATAACCGGCAAGTGTTGTTTGAAATTGTATATTATGAATATGGTCTTCTTCATTTAGAATAGATTGATACAAATGCGCAATACTCCATCTCTGCGGAATATTATAATTAAAGTGTTTGGTTAGTTCTGTTGAAGCCTGTTCTGTAATATTGTTTCTCCAAGTACGGAAAGGGACGAGAAGCTGTTCGTCTTTATCAAACACCATATAACCGTGCATCATGGCGCTAAAGCCGATAGCACCTATTTTTTTCAGTGTGACGCCATGCTTTTGTTGTACTTCAGCCGCCATTTTCTGATAGCTGTCTTGAAGCCCTTTCCAAACTTCATCAATACTATAAGTCCAAATATTGTCTACATAACTGTTTTCCCAGTCATGACTTCCAGATGCAATCGCTACATTATCTTCTCCGACGAGAACGGCTTTAATTCGGGTTGACCCGAGTTCAATACCAAGCACTGTCTTACCGTTTTGAATAGCATTTTTCACATCATTCATATCATTTTCCTCCAATATCAAAAAAATATTTATGTAAATAGAGAGATAAACCTGTTACAGCAACTGTATTAGCGCTTTCATTGTATTTCGTATGATGAAGAACTAGCCTTCTTCACACCAGTTTATCCTTTTTGTAAAAGGTCTTTCAACTTATCTGTACAAATAATCAACACCTATTGTCTCTCTAACAATAATACCATCTAGAGTATCTGAGCGTCAAACTTAATTTGTCCGTACGTGTATGCTTGGAAGCAAAAACAATTAAAAATGCGGAATCGACTAGGTAAGTCCCTCTCCTGCTAGTTCACAGAGTAAACTCCATTTCACCAGCTAACTACTAATTTATAAGCCATGCCTGGCGCACTTAAGACTACCCACAGATTGTTCATCTACGGGTGAAATTTGTCGCTATTTCGCTATTACTTTATTTTCTAATGTGCCGATTTTGTCAA encodes:
- the argJ gene encoding bifunctional ornithine acetyltransferase/N-acetylglutamate synthase, producing the protein MGDQQEHFKIIKDGNIASAKGFQAGGLHCGLRKKKIDLGWVYSEVPAQAAGVYTMNVFQAAPLKVTKESIAEENQLQAIIVNSAIANACTGEQGLQDAYDMRKQFAETVGVKEHLAAVASTGVIGELLPMDKLQKGISQIPENNHVGADKFETAILTTDTKEKGIAIELKIDGQSVTVGGAAKGSGMIHPNMATMLGFVTTDANIASADLSDSLKAITNESFNMITVDGDTSTNDMVLVLANGKAENEALTPEHKEWQKFYQALKFVCEYLAKEIARDGEGATRLVEVQVDGAFTDESATAIAKSIISSNLVKTAIHGADANWGRIITAIGYSGESLDPDKVSIYLGDILVVENGVPHLFDEEAAKQYLLEDEIKILAKLGDANGKATAWGCDLSYEYVRINASYRT
- the argC gene encoding N-acetyl-gamma-glutamyl-phosphate reductase; amino-acid sequence: MDVAIIGGTGYGAVELLRFLHNHPHAQVKKVISHSNSGTELAEVYPHVVDIIDIEMAELDVDQLAEEVELVFFATPSNVSKNVIPALVDKGLRCIDLSGDFRLRDGEKYLEYYGEEIAPQKYMDKAVYGLPEINKEEIKQASILANPGCYPTATTLGLIPALEEDLVDNSSVIIDAKTGVSGAGRSLALNFHFSEMNENFKAYKIGVHKHIPEIEQTLTERAMEDIQVIFTPHVVPMTRGIMSTIYVDMKDNYSTKQLIDTYHTYYQDHPFVRVRKEGIFPSTKEVYGSNYCDIGLYADERTGKLIIVSVIDNLVKGASGQAIQNMNIMYGWEEKTGLDQLPIYP
- a CDS encoding xylulokinase, which encodes MNDVKNAIQNGKTVLGIELGSTRIKAVLVGEDNVAIASGSHDWENSYVDNIWTYSIDEVWKGLQDSYQKMAAEVQQKHGVTLKKIGAIGFSAMMHGYMVFDKDEQLLVPFRTWRNNITEQASTELTKHFNYNIPQRWSIAHLYQSILNEEDHIHNIQFQTTLAGYVHWKLTGKKVLGVGEASGVFPIDLDTKSYNKKMIDQFDELIAPQNLSWKLEDILPEVLVAGENAGTLTEEGVKLLDVTGELEAGIPLCPPEGDAGTGMVATNSVAKRTGNVSAGTSAFAMVVMEKDLSKVHPEIDLVTTPSGNLVAMAHSNNCTSDLNAWVGLFEEFTQAIGFEVDKNKLFETLFEKALQGDADGGGLLSYGYLSGEHMTHFEEGRPLFTRSSESNFNLANFMRTHLYTSFGAMKIGMDILTKEEGVKLDEVLGHGGIFKTEGVAQSILAAAFNVPVSVMETAGEGGAWGIALLGSYMINKEENESLEDYLNGKVFAGQAVKTVSPDSNEVEGFEQFMERYKNGLAIERAAVDNLR